In the genome of Chryseobacterium sp. 52, the window CCCCCATCAAGTGAATAGTTTCCTGTTGTAATTTTTGTTTAATGACCGTTGGTGAAGCATGAAAATTCAACCTTTTGTCTTCCCAATCATACCGCCGTACCCAATCACCCAAAGTCTTTTCTGTCACTTTAAATAGCTCTGCAACCTCTTTATTGGTAGCATCAATATTTTCAATGTAATAGGCTTCCGCTTTTTGTCTGATCGCATCCTTTTTTACTGCCATTTTCAACTAAATTTTATCAACAAAATTCATTTCAAAAGAGCTAAAAAAAAAGAAGTTGTCAGACCTTCCGACACTTCCGTAAGTGCTTCGTACAAAGCCGTCTGTTGATCCGACAACTTGTTTTTTTAGAGTTAAAAACCACCCAATTTTGTCATCACAACAAACAATAAAAATCATTGGAAAATGAAGAACAGATTCTAAACATTAATTATTAAAAGAGAAAGCAACCGCTCCATTGCGGAGCGGTTTTTAGAAATCTACTTCAAAACAAATTAAAAAAAACAACAGCCTATGCCAAGATTTGTGTTAAATGATGAAAACGTAATTAATTCTTACGGCTTCAAAATCCCGACCGCAGGAATTTATTTAGGTAGGTTCAATGCTAACCCCGTAATGCTGGACGGACACTGGAACAGTAACGATTCTGTTATTGGAAAATGGAAGGATATCGAAATAAGTAACGGGAATCTTTCTGCCGAAACTGTTTTTAATCTTAAAGATCCTAAAGCTAAAAGTATCTCAGAGAAAGTAGATGATGATTTTATTAAATCTGCATCTATGGGAGTGGCTTTTAAAAGGGAAGATTTACAAATGGTCAACGGTGAGCTTACACTTACTAAATGTGAGCTGCTAGAGGCTTCGATTGTAGCTATTCCAAGCAATGCCAATGCCTTAAAATTATATGTTGACGGCAAAGCATTAACCGAGTTCGATGTGCAGACACTCTGCCTTTCTGTGGCACAAAATGCACCCGACGATATCGAAACACCCCCTGTACAACAATTACAAACAGAAAATACTATGTTAAAATTATCAGAACTGGCGTTTTTAGCGCTTGGATTCGCCGAATTCACAAAAGAAGCGAGCGAAACCGAAATTAATAAAGCGGTTTTAGCTTTGAAAAAATCCAAAGAAGATGCAGAAACCAAACTAACTGCTGCCGAATTGAAATTATCAGCATTAGAGGATAAAGAGAAAACAGAACAACTGGCTTTATCCACGAAATTAGTAGATGATGCCGTGGCATCGGGGCGTATTACCGCCGACAAAAAGCAAAGTTTCTTAGACCTAGCAGCTCAAAATTTCGATTTGGCAAAAAGTACAATCGAATCTATCCCTGCAAAAAAATCATTAGCGGCAGAAGTGAAAACTATTCCCGGAGTTGAAGGAATTACCAAAATGGAAGACTTCCAAAAGCTAAGCTTAGATGAGCAGATTGCTTTTAAGGCAGATCATCCTGAAGCTTACCAATTAATCTTAAAATCTTAAATAATATGCCTACAAATTTTCCTGAGATCTGGCTTAAAAGAGTCATTGAAAACGTAGATAGAAATGTTGCCGCAACCTTTTTAGAAGGTATTCCGGAATTAGATGTTACTGTTGTAACGATCAATGAAGGTAAACTGTCGGAAAAAAATAAAATGTATGTTGCTGCAACCGACTTTGAAGTCGAAGTATTAATCAACAATAATACGTATGAATTAGACGTACAGGATTATGACGATGATACTATCGAAATTACCTTAGATAAATACCAATCACTTCCTACAA includes:
- a CDS encoding caudovirus prohead protease — encoded protein: MPRFVLNDENVINSYGFKIPTAGIYLGRFNANPVMLDGHWNSNDSVIGKWKDIEISNGNLSAETVFNLKDPKAKSISEKVDDDFIKSASMGVAFKREDLQMVNGELTLTKCELLEASIVAIPSNANALKLYVDGKALTEFDVQTLCLSVAQNAPDDIETPPVQQLQTENTMLKLSELAFLALGFAEFTKEASETEINKAVLALKKSKEDAETKLTAAELKLSALEDKEKTEQLALSTKLVDDAVASGRITADKKQSFLDLAAQNFDLAKSTIESIPAKKSLAAEVKTIPGVEGITKMEDFQKLSLDEQIAFKADHPEAYQLILKS